In one window of Episyrphus balteatus chromosome 3, idEpiBalt1.1, whole genome shotgun sequence DNA:
- the LOC129915888 gene encoding chromatin assembly factor 1 p55 subunit translates to MGDRGDNAESFDDAVEERVINEEYKIWKKNTPFLYDLVMTHALEWPSLTAQWLPDVTKQEGKDYSVHRLILGTHTSDEQNHLLIASVQLPSEDAQFDGSHYDNEKGEFGGFGSVCGKIEIEIKINHEGEVNRARYMPQNACVIATKTPSSDVLVFDYTKHPSKPEPSGECHPDLRLRGHQKEGYGLSWNPNLNGYLLSASDDHTICLWDINATPKEHRVIDAKNIFTGHTAVVEDVAWHLLHESLFGSVADDQKLMIWDTRNNNTSKPSHTVDAHTAEVNCLSFNPYSEFILATGSADKTVALWDLRNLKLKLHSFESHKDEIFQVQWSPHNETILASSGTDRRLHVWDLSKIGEEQSAEDAEDGPPELLFIHGGHTAKISDFSWNPNEPWIICSVSEDNIMQVWQMAENVYNDEEPEIPVSELETPTA, encoded by the exons ATGGGGGATCGTGGCGATaatg CTGAATCCTTCGATGATGCCGTAGAAGAACGCGTCATAAATGAGGAatacaaaatttggaaaaagaataCTCCATTTCTTTATGATTTGGTTATGACCCATGCATTGGAATGGCCTTCTTTAACCGCTCAATGGCTACCCGATGTAACCAAACAAGAAGGCAAAGACTATTCCGTGCATCGTCTAATTCTAGGCACCCACACATCCGATGAACAAAATCATCTCCTTATTGCAAGTGTCCAGCTGCCAAGCGAAGACGCCCAATTCGATGGCTCACACTATGACAATGAGAAAGGAGAGTTTGGTGGTTTCGGTTCGGTTTGTGGTAAGatcgaaattgaaattaaaattaaccaTGAAGGCGAAGTCAATAGGGCACGCTACATGCCACAAAATGCTTGCGTCATTGCCACTAAGACACCTTCGAGTGATGTTCTTGTTTTTGACTACACCAAGCATCCGAGTAAGCCCGAACCAAGTGGCGAATGTCACCCAGATTTGCGACTTCGTGGTCACCAAAAAGAGGGTTACGGGTTGTCGTGGAATCCCAATCTAAATGGCTATCTGTTGTCTGCTAGTGATGACCATACCATTTGCTTGTGGGACATCAATGCAACTCCCAAGGAACACCGTGTTATTGATGCCAAAAACATCTTCACTGGCCATACGGCTGTTGTGGAAGATGTGGCCTGGCATTTGCTTCACGAGTCACTCTTTGGTTCAGTTGCCGATGATCAGAAGCTGATGATTTGGGACACACGCAACAACAACACATCGAAACCGTCGCATACTGTTGACGCGCATACCGCCGAAGTAAACTGCCTGAGTTTCAATCCATATTCCGAATTTATTTTAGCCACAGGGTCGGCCGATAAGACTGTCGCTTTATGGGACTTGAGAAATCTCAAATTAAAACTGCATTCGTTTGAATCGCACAAGGATGAAATTTTCCAAGTGCAATGGTCACCACATAATGAAACTATTCTTGCATCATCGGGGACCGATAGACGTCTGCATGTTTGGGATTTGTCGAAAATTGGCGAAGAACAAAGTGCAGAGGATGCTGAAGATGGACCTCCAGAGTTGTTGTTTATCCATGGTGGACATACAGCAAAAATATCGGACTTTTCATGGAATCCTAACGAACCGTGGATTATTTGTTCGGTGTCGGAGGATAATATTATGCAAGTATGGCAAATGGCTGAAAATGTGTACAATGATGAAGAACCAGAAATACCAGTTTCTGAATTGGAAACTCCAACAGCTTAG
- the LOC129915132 gene encoding protein arginine N-methyltransferase 1, with protein MNKEFEDSDSDNYEDEEDEVDEGETTKCLFCVNQFPSIELAIQHLDGSHKIQLAKLKGKFNMDQYSYIKFINYIRKEKPSPEDILSAKSVIWNDEKYLKPGDYESWLSYDFEEIVPDETVNQPTETISVEEYKKMQKIVATLSNKIKDHERILEHAAESVSKMRTAYHRLVDKETVEKERNCVSSVSVKADESYFSSYSHFGIHHEMLSDTVRTISYRDSLLKNKEFINGKTIMDLGCGTSVLSIFASQAGAKQIVAVDNSEVIYNAMDIAKKNNISNISFVKGRLEDTALPVEKFDVIISEWMGYFLLFEGMLDSVIYARDKHLNEGGLLMPNRCTMSIVGYGDEPLHNRQIKFWDSVYGLDMSVMKKEVLHEPLIDVVNSEHVLTEPNVIADLDLATVTVDYSNFTYDFKLQCTKAGRLTSFVGYFDTFFGGLPNPVEFSTSPFAEPTHWKQVVFFLEKPVDVSVGEVVSGSLVCRRSKQSMRSLDVKITAFGKQQTYYLD; from the exons ATGAATAAAG aatttgaagATTCCGATTCTGATAACTACGAAGATGAGGAAGACGAAGTCGACGAAGGGGAGACtacaaaatgtttattttgtgtTAACCAATTTCCCTCAATAGAGCTTGCTATTCAGCATCTCGATGGCAGTCATAAAATCCAATTAGCAAAACTTAAAGGAAAATTCAACATGGATCAGTACTCTtatataaaa TTCATAAACTATATTCGAAAAGAAAAGCCATCACCAGAAGACATTTTATCAGCCAAATCGGTAATTTGGAATGACGAAAAGTACCTCAAGCCAGGGGATTATGAATCATGGCTTAGTTATG attttgaggAAATTGTTCCTGATGAAACCGTAAACCAGCCAACAGAAACAATATCTGTAGAAGAATacaagaaaatgcaaaaaattgtgGCAACTCTGTCTAATAAAATAAAGGACCATGAACGAATCCTAGAACACGCTGCCGAGAGTGTATCAAAAATGCGTACAGCATACCATAGGCTTGTCGATAAGGAAACtgttgaaaaagaaagaaactgTGTTTCTTCGGTCTCTGTTAAAGCTGACGAAAGTTACTTTAGCAGTTATTCACATTTTGGAATTCATCATGAAATGCTTTCG GACACAGTAAGAACAATATCCTATAGAGATTCCCttctaaaaaacaaagaatttatcAATGGCAAAACGATTATGGATTTAGGATGTGGAACTTCCGTCCTATCGATATTTGCTTCACAGGCTGGTGCCAAGCAAATTGTAGCTGTGGATAACTCAGAAGTAATTTATAACGCCATGGACATTGCAAA AAAAAACAACATCTCGAATATTTCCTTTGTGAAAGGTCGTCTCGAAGATACTGCCCTGCCTGTAGAAAAATTCGATGTGATCATATCTGAATGGATGGGATATTTCCTTCTTTTCGAAGGAATGCTTGATAGTGTAATTTATGCTCGTGATAAGCATCTCAATGAAGGTGGGCTTCTTATGCCCAATAGGTGTACCATGAGTATTGTGGGCTATGGCGATGAACCCCTTCATAATAGACAAATCAAATTTTGGGATTCAGTTTATGGTCTGGATATGTCGGTGATGAAAAAAGAAGTCCTTCATGAGCCTTTGATAGATGTAGTTAATTCCGAGCATGTCTTAACAGAACCAAATGTTATTGCTGATTTGGATTTAGCTACCGTTACTGTCGATTACTCAAATTTCACTTATGATTTCAAACTACAATGTACAAAAGCTGGACGATTAACTTCGTTTGTGGGATATTTTGATACGTTTTTTGGTGGTTTACCAAATCCAGTGGAGTTCAGTACATCGCCGTTTGCTGAACCAACACATTGGAAACAGGTTGTGTTCTTTTTGGAAAAACCAGTAGATGTTTCAGTGGGAGAAGTGGTGAGTGGATCATTAGTTTGCCGAAGAAGCAAACAGAGTATGCGATCGTTAGATGTAAAAATAACTGCTTTTGGAAAACAACAAACTTACTACTTAGATTGA
- the LOC129914615 gene encoding nucleosome assembly protein 1-like 1, translating into MSKKDSSKAVAKVESGNDSDTDDKNLLQVCHPPHFMSSVMRRQVLHEMVKSLPKKVQNRVVALKNIQLEQLELEAQFYEEVYSLEKKYHEKYQPLFDKRKEIVAGGVDPPEQTPKWKEADDLEITEKVKDISLKMKEIKPALDEDVEGIPNFWLTIFRNTEILSEMVQEHDEPLLKKLRDIQIKYVEDQEHSYTLEFHFDKNEYFSNPILTKQYFLKAAIEEEYPFSFEGPEIYKCKGCNINWEKGMNLTVKTIRKKQKHKERGAVRTITKQVPNDSFFNFFKPPEIPDDKSEVDEESQGILATDFEIGHFLRARIIPKAVLYYTGDIVDDEDDDGDEYDEEEEEDEEDDEGDDDVPEQKTGGNKKKQSPNDCPNQ; encoded by the coding sequence ATGAGCAAAAAGGATTCATCCAAAGCTGTGGCCAAAGTAGAGTCCGGCAACGATAGCGACACCGACGACAAGAATTTACTGCAAGTATGCCATCCACCGCATTTCATGTCTTCCGTAATGCGTCGTCAAGTTTTGCACGAAATGGTTAAGTCGCTACCCaaaaaagtccaaaatcgtGTAGTTGCACTTAAAAACATCCAACTCGAACAACTTGAATTGGAAGCTCAATTCTACGAGGAAGTCTATAGTCTCGAGAAGAAATACCATGAAAAATATCAACCATTATTCGACAAGCGAAAGGAAATTGTTGCCGGAGGCGTCGATCCCCCAGAACAAACACCCAAATGGAAAGAAGCCGATGATTTGGAAATTACCGAAAAAGTCAAGGATATTTCCTTGAAAATGAAGGAAATCAAACCGGCACTCGATGAAGATGTCGAAGGTATCCCAAATTTCTGGCTAACAATTTTCAGGAATACCGAaatcctttcggaaatggtgcAGGAACACGATGAGCCTTTGTTGAAGAAGCTTCGTGACATCCAAATCAAATACGTCGAGGACCAGGAGCATTCGTACACTCTTGAATTCCACTTTGATAAAAACGAATACTTTTCCAATCCGATCCTAACCAAACAATATTTCCTAAAGGCCGCCATCGAAGAGGAATACCCCTTCTCATTCGAGGGACCCGAGATCTACAAGTGCAAGGGCTGCAACATCAATTGGGAAAAGGGAATGAATCTAACTGTCAAGACCATCCGCAAGAAGCAAAAGCATAAGGAACGTGGTGCTGTCAGGACCATCACCAAACAGGTTCCAAACGATTCGTTCTTTAACTTCTTCAAGCCACCAGAGATTCCAGATGATAAGAGCGAAGTTGACGAAGAGTCTCAAGGAATTCTGGCAACAGATTTCGAAATTGGACACTTCTTGAGGGCTCGCATCATTCCGAAGGCTGTTCTTTATTATACTGGTGATATTGTCGATGATGAAGACGATGATGGTGATGAGTATGATGAAGAGGAGGAAGAAGATGAAGAGGACGACGAGGGTGATGATGATGTTCCCGAGCAGAAGACTGGTGGAAACAAAAAGAAGCAAAGTCCAAATGATTGTCCCAATCAGTAA